The Staphylococcus sp. KG4-3 genome has a window encoding:
- a CDS encoding sigma-70 family RNA polymerase sigma factor: MNFDELYKNFKHIIYFLLKKYNIKYNNDEYVQLLTIKMWELSKVYTPQKSSLNSFLYRRLNFFIIDLFRSQHTFETYNIFELDNISNINSPFDDARLLYDNFLSHLSEKEQLWLQLKLAGYKQKELAKELNCSISTLKNYQNRVKRKYKNYYLNK, translated from the coding sequence ATGAACTTTGATGAACTATATAAAAATTTCAAGCACATTATCTATTTTCTTCTAAAAAAATATAATATTAAGTACAATAATGATGAATATGTGCAATTACTCACAATAAAAATGTGGGAACTATCAAAAGTTTACACCCCTCAAAAATCTTCTTTAAATTCATTTTTATATCGTCGTCTCAATTTCTTTATTATCGATCTTTTTCGTTCTCAACATACTTTTGAAACATATAACATTTTTGAATTAGATAACATTTCTAATATTAATTCTCCCTTTGATGATGCTCGGCTCCTGTATGATAATTTTCTTTCTCACTTATCAGAAAAAGAACAACTTTGGCTACAATTAAAATTAGCCGGTTATAAACAAAAAGAATTAGCTAAAGAATTAAATTGTTCAATTTCCACATTAAAAAATTA